The Gordonia sp. KTR9 genome contains a region encoding:
- the argH gene encoding argininosuccinate lyase — protein sequence MSAGTGGGTGPETGGTTNQGSLWGGRFAGGPAEAMAALSKSTHFDWALAPFDIEASKAHARVLNSAGLLTDDDLVGMLDGLDRLAADVADGSFGPAESDEDVHGALERGLIERVGPELGGRLRAGRSRNDQVATLFRMWLRAAMRRVALGLLDVVDALTAQAAAHPDAIMPGKTHLQAAQPVLLGHHLLAHAQPLLRDIDRLADADRRTAVSPYGSGALAGSSLGLDPAAIAADLGFDGPAENSIDATSARDFAAEAAFVFAMIAVDLSRLSEEVIIWSTPEFGYVTLADAWSTGSSIMPQKKNPDVAELMRGKAGRLIGDLTGLLATLKAQPLAYNRDLQEDKEPVFDAVAQLELLLPAVTGLVATLEFHTDRMAELAPAGFTLATDIAEWMVREGVPFRVAHEAAGACVREAESRGVGLDELDDATLAGVHPALTPAVREVLTVRGSVESRNAHGGTAPGQVRRQIEVVTAATTDLRTRWTAGPGGRR from the coding sequence GTGAGTGCGGGCACCGGCGGCGGTACCGGCCCGGAGACCGGTGGGACGACCAACCAGGGTTCGCTCTGGGGCGGTCGTTTCGCCGGTGGACCGGCCGAGGCGATGGCCGCGCTGAGCAAGTCGACTCATTTCGATTGGGCGCTGGCCCCTTTCGACATCGAGGCCTCCAAGGCGCATGCCCGGGTGCTGAACAGCGCCGGGTTGCTCACCGATGACGACCTCGTCGGCATGCTCGACGGGCTCGATCGCCTTGCCGCCGATGTCGCCGACGGCAGTTTCGGGCCCGCGGAGTCCGACGAGGACGTCCACGGCGCCCTCGAGCGCGGCCTGATCGAGCGGGTCGGTCCCGAACTCGGCGGCCGGCTGCGGGCGGGGCGGTCCCGCAACGACCAGGTCGCCACCCTGTTCCGGATGTGGCTGCGTGCCGCCATGCGTCGGGTCGCGCTCGGCCTGCTCGACGTCGTCGACGCGCTGACCGCCCAGGCGGCGGCGCATCCCGATGCGATCATGCCGGGCAAGACGCACCTGCAGGCCGCGCAGCCGGTGTTGCTCGGTCACCATCTGCTCGCGCACGCGCAACCCCTGTTGCGCGACATCGACCGGCTCGCCGATGCGGATCGTCGAACCGCGGTGTCGCCGTACGGTTCCGGCGCACTCGCCGGCTCCTCGCTGGGCCTCGACCCGGCGGCGATCGCGGCCGACCTCGGCTTCGACGGGCCTGCCGAGAACTCGATCGACGCCACCTCCGCGCGCGACTTCGCCGCGGAGGCCGCCTTCGTCTTCGCGATGATCGCGGTCGATCTCTCCCGGTTGTCCGAAGAGGTGATCATCTGGAGCACACCGGAATTCGGCTACGTCACGCTGGCCGACGCATGGTCCACCGGCAGCTCGATCATGCCGCAGAAGAAGAACCCGGACGTCGCCGAGCTCATGCGCGGCAAGGCCGGTCGACTCATCGGTGACCTGACCGGACTGCTGGCCACGCTGAAGGCGCAGCCGCTGGCGTACAACCGGGACCTCCAGGAGGACAAGGAACCGGTCTTCGACGCGGTGGCGCAGCTGGAACTGTTGCTGCCGGCGGTGACCGGACTGGTCGCGACACTGGAGTTCCACACCGACCGCATGGCGGAACTCGCCCCCGCGGGCTTCACCCTCGCCACCGACATCGCCGAATGGATGGTCCGAGAGGGCGTGCCGTTCCGCGTGGCCCACGAGGCCGCGGGCGCCTGCGTCCGCGAAGCGGAATCACGCGGTGTCGGCCTGGACGAGCTCGACGACGCGACGCTGGCGGGTGTCCATCCGGCGCTGACGCCGGCGGTGCGGGAGGTCCTGACGGTGCGCGGTTCGGTGGAATCGCGCAACGCACACGGCGGTACCGCGCCCGGACAGGTGCGGCGACAGATCGAGGTCGTGACGGCCGCGACCACCGATCTTCGAACACGCTGGACCGCTGGGCCCGGCGGGCGTCGCTGA
- a CDS encoding argininosuccinate synthase, which yields MAERVVLAYSGGLDTSVAISWIQKETGKEVVAVALDLGQGGEDMEVIRQRALDCGAVEAVVVDARDEFADEYCLGAITSNALYMDRYPLVSALSRPLIAKHLVTAARDHGGTVVAHGCTGKGNDQVRFEVGFATLAPDLQVLAPVRDYAWTREKAIAFAGENDIPINVTKKSPFSIDQNVWGRAVETGFLEDLWNAPTKDVYDYTEDPTVNWNSPDEVIIGFDKGRPVSIDGRPVSVLEAIQELNRRAGAQGVGRLDVVEDRLVGIKSREVYEAPGAMVLIRAHEELEHVTVERELGRYKRGTDQKWAELVYDGLWFSPLKRSLDAFVASTQEHVTGEIRLTLHGGTIAATGRRSSESLYDFNLATYDEGDTFDQSAARGFVELHGLSSKIAAKRDLNL from the coding sequence ATGGCAGAACGTGTCGTACTCGCATATTCGGGCGGCCTGGACACCTCGGTCGCGATCAGCTGGATCCAGAAGGAGACCGGCAAGGAGGTCGTCGCCGTGGCGCTCGACCTCGGCCAGGGTGGCGAGGACATGGAGGTCATCCGTCAGCGTGCACTCGACTGCGGCGCGGTCGAGGCCGTCGTGGTCGACGCCCGCGACGAGTTCGCCGACGAGTACTGCCTCGGCGCCATCACCTCGAACGCGCTCTACATGGACCGTTACCCGCTCGTCTCGGCGCTGTCCCGCCCGCTGATCGCCAAGCACCTGGTCACCGCGGCCCGTGATCACGGCGGCACCGTCGTCGCCCACGGATGCACCGGCAAGGGCAACGATCAGGTCCGCTTCGAGGTGGGCTTCGCGACCCTGGCGCCCGATCTGCAGGTCCTCGCGCCGGTCCGCGACTACGCGTGGACCCGCGAGAAGGCCATCGCCTTCGCCGGGGAGAACGACATCCCGATCAACGTGACCAAGAAGTCGCCCTTCTCGATCGACCAGAACGTGTGGGGTCGCGCCGTGGAGACCGGTTTCCTCGAGGACCTGTGGAACGCGCCGACCAAGGATGTCTACGACTACACCGAAGACCCCACGGTCAACTGGAACTCGCCCGACGAGGTCATCATCGGCTTCGACAAGGGCCGCCCGGTCAGCATCGACGGCCGGCCGGTGAGTGTGCTCGAGGCGATCCAGGAACTCAACCGCCGTGCCGGAGCCCAGGGCGTCGGACGCCTCGATGTCGTCGAGGACCGACTGGTGGGCATCAAGAGCCGTGAGGTGTACGAGGCTCCCGGCGCGATGGTCCTCATCCGCGCGCACGAGGAGCTGGAGCACGTCACCGTGGAGCGCGAGCTCGGCCGCTACAAGCGCGGCACCGATCAGAAGTGGGCCGAGCTGGTCTACGACGGTCTGTGGTTCTCGCCGCTGAAGCGGTCGCTGGACGCCTTCGTCGCCTCGACGCAGGAGCACGTCACCGGCGAGATCCGACTGACCCTGCACGGCGGCACGATCGCGGCCACGGGTCGTCGCAGCTCGGAGTCGCTCTACGACTTCAACCTCGCCACCTACGACGAGGGCGACACCTTCGACCAGTCCGCGGCGCGCGGCTTCGTCGAACTGCACGGCCTGTCGTCGAAGATCGCCGCGAAGCGGGACCTGAATCTGTGA
- a CDS encoding arginine repressor, with product MTAGAEPSESRLAATRAGRHARIIEILSTHQVRSQSELQRLLAEEGVDATQATLSRDLDELGAVKLRAADGGAGVYVVPEDGSPVRGVSGGTDRLGRLVSDLLVSTDSSGNLAVLRTPPGAAHYLAAALDRARLPDVVGTIAGDDTIFVVAREPLDGAELARRIEGLV from the coding sequence ATGACCGCCGGAGCCGAGCCCTCGGAGAGCCGACTCGCCGCCACCCGCGCGGGGCGACATGCGCGGATCATCGAGATCCTCTCCACGCATCAGGTCCGCAGCCAGTCCGAACTACAGCGGCTGCTCGCCGAGGAGGGCGTCGACGCCACCCAGGCGACGCTGTCGCGCGATCTCGACGAGCTCGGCGCGGTGAAGCTGCGCGCCGCGGACGGCGGCGCCGGTGTCTACGTGGTGCCCGAAGACGGTTCGCCCGTCCGCGGGGTGTCCGGCGGGACCGACCGGCTCGGCAGGCTCGTCTCTGACCTGTTGGTGTCGACCGACAGCAGCGGCAACCTCGCGGTGCTGCGAACGCCCCCGGGTGCCGCGCACTATCTCGCGGCCGCGCTCGACCGGGCACGCCTGCCCGACGTCGTCGGGACGATCGCCGGGGACGACACGATCTTCGTGGTGGCACGCGAACCGCTCGACGGAGCCGAACTCGCCCGCCGGATCGAGGGCCTCGTGTAG
- the argF gene encoding ornithine carbamoyltransferase produces the protein MTRHFLRDDDLTPAEQAEVLALAAEVKAKPFDFRPLEGPRGVGVIFDKNSTRTRFSFEVGIAQLGGHAVVVDGRTTQLGREETLEDTGLVLSRFVDAIVWRTFGQDRLEALSSTATVPVVNALSDEFHPCQVLADLQTIAEHKGAPAGQTMTYLGDGANNMAHSLALGGVTAGMHVIISSPDGFQPDPVVIAAAEKRAAQTGGSVKLVTDPVAAATGADVLVTDTWVSMGQEADGKDRTAPFRPYQINDELLAHAADDAIVLHCLPAHRGDEITASVIDGPRSVVFDEAENRLHAQKALLIWLLDHQ, from the coding sequence ATGACCAGACACTTCCTGCGCGACGACGATCTGACCCCGGCCGAGCAGGCCGAGGTGCTCGCACTCGCGGCCGAGGTCAAGGCGAAACCGTTCGACTTCCGGCCATTGGAGGGCCCGCGGGGAGTCGGGGTGATCTTCGACAAGAACTCCACCCGAACCCGGTTCTCGTTCGAGGTCGGCATCGCCCAGCTCGGCGGTCACGCGGTCGTCGTCGACGGCCGGACGACGCAGCTGGGGCGCGAGGAGACGCTGGAGGACACCGGTCTCGTCCTGTCCCGCTTCGTCGACGCGATCGTGTGGCGGACGTTCGGGCAGGACCGCTTGGAAGCGCTCTCGTCGACCGCCACCGTGCCCGTGGTCAACGCCCTCTCCGACGAGTTCCACCCGTGCCAGGTGCTCGCCGACCTGCAGACCATCGCCGAGCACAAGGGTGCGCCTGCGGGGCAGACGATGACGTATCTGGGTGACGGTGCCAACAACATGGCGCACTCGCTGGCCCTCGGCGGCGTCACGGCCGGCATGCACGTGATCATCAGCTCGCCGGACGGTTTCCAGCCCGACCCCGTGGTCATCGCGGCCGCCGAGAAGCGCGCCGCGCAGACCGGCGGCTCGGTGAAGCTGGTGACCGATCCCGTCGCCGCCGCGACCGGTGCCGACGTGCTGGTGACCGACACCTGGGTGTCGATGGGGCAGGAGGCCGACGGCAAGGACCGCACGGCGCCGTTCCGGCCGTACCAGATCAACGACGAACTCCTCGCTCATGCCGCGGACGACGCGATCGTGCTGCATTGTCTGCCTGCGCATCGCGGCGACGAGATCACCGCCTCGGTGATCGACGGTCCCCGCAGCGTGGTGTTCGACGAGGCCGAGAACCGCCTGCACGCGCAGAAGGCCCTGCTGATCTGGCTGCTGGACCACCAGTGA
- a CDS encoding acetylornithine transaminase, translating into MTAPLQQRWTQSLMNNYGTPAIALVEGSGAYVTDADGKRYLDLLGGIAVNALGHAHPAIVDAVTTQLQTLGHVSNLYIAPPVVELAEKLLDRFGHPGRVFFCNSGTEANEAAFKLARRTGRPEIVAAEKAFHGRTMGALAMTGQPAKRTPFEPMPAGVRFVPYGDVDALDAAVSDQTAAVILEPILGEAGVVVPPADYLAAARRITEERGALLILDEVQTGVARTGTFFAHQQVGVVPDVMTLAKGLGGGLPIGACIATGPAADLFEPGQHGTTFGGNPVSAAAALAVLQVIESDDLLDSVAAVGKSIATGIEDLQHPLVSHVRGSGLLLGVVLTQPLSQRVEAAARDAGFLINAPAPDVLRLAPPLILTEEQGRGFVRALPELLDTAAAAALSDTAAAAHAATSNEGDKP; encoded by the coding sequence ATGACCGCTCCACTGCAGCAGCGCTGGACACAGTCGCTGATGAACAACTACGGCACCCCCGCCATCGCCCTCGTCGAGGGTTCGGGAGCGTATGTCACCGACGCCGACGGCAAGCGCTATCTCGATCTCCTCGGCGGGATCGCGGTGAACGCCCTCGGTCATGCGCACCCGGCGATCGTCGACGCAGTGACCACTCAGCTCCAGACGCTGGGGCACGTGTCGAACCTGTACATCGCGCCGCCCGTGGTCGAGCTCGCCGAGAAGTTGCTCGACCGGTTCGGCCACCCGGGTCGCGTCTTCTTCTGCAACTCCGGGACCGAGGCCAACGAGGCCGCGTTCAAGCTCGCCCGGCGGACCGGTCGGCCCGAGATCGTCGCCGCCGAGAAGGCCTTTCACGGCCGGACGATGGGTGCGCTCGCGATGACCGGACAGCCGGCGAAGCGCACGCCGTTCGAACCGATGCCCGCCGGCGTGCGGTTCGTTCCCTACGGAGACGTCGACGCCCTCGACGCGGCGGTCTCCGACCAGACCGCCGCGGTGATCCTCGAGCCGATCCTCGGGGAGGCCGGCGTCGTGGTGCCCCCGGCCGACTATCTGGCGGCCGCACGCCGGATCACCGAGGAGCGCGGCGCACTGCTGATCCTCGACGAGGTGCAGACCGGCGTCGCCCGGACCGGAACGTTCTTCGCCCATCAGCAGGTGGGCGTGGTGCCCGATGTGATGACGCTCGCCAAGGGGCTCGGCGGTGGCCTCCCGATCGGCGCGTGTATCGCCACCGGCCCCGCTGCCGACCTGTTCGAGCCCGGTCAACACGGCACCACCTTCGGCGGCAATCCCGTCAGTGCGGCCGCCGCGCTGGCCGTACTCCAGGTCATCGAGTCCGATGATCTACTCGATTCTGTTGCAGCGGTGGGGAAGTCGATCGCGACCGGTATCGAGGATCTGCAGCACCCGCTGGTGTCCCACGTGCGGGGGTCGGGGCTGTTGCTCGGAGTGGTGCTGACCCAACCGCTCTCGCAGCGCGTCGAGGCCGCGGCCCGGGACGCCGGATTCCTCATCAATGCGCCCGCGCCCGACGTCCTACGCCTGGCCCCACCGCTGATCCTCACCGAGGAGCAGGGACGGGGTTTCGTGCGCGCACTGCCAGAACTGCTCGACACCGCCGCGGCAGCGGCCCTGTCAGACACCGCTGCGGCCGCACACGCCGCCACATCGAACGAGGGGGACAAGCCATGA
- the argB gene encoding acetylglutamate kinase, which yields MSGTTSGAHPIDPAAGLAKAKVLAEALPALQRLAGATVVVKYGGNAMIDDALKKAFAADMVFLRACGMHPVVVHGGGPQISAMLKRLGLSGEFKGGFRVTTPEVMDVARMVLFGQVGRELVGLINSHGPYAVGITGEDAHLFTATRRTVLVEGVPTDIGLVGDIASVNTSAVLDLVAAGRIPVVSTIAPDRDGVVHNINADTAAGALAEALGAARLVMLTDVEGLYTDWPDRGSLVSQIDTDTLTELMPSLDSGMVPKMEACLRAVTGGVDRAHVIDGRVAHSVLAELLTESSTGTTVVVPEEDA from the coding sequence ATGAGTGGGACGACATCGGGGGCCCACCCGATCGACCCGGCCGCCGGCCTCGCGAAGGCGAAGGTCCTCGCCGAAGCCCTTCCCGCGCTGCAGCGACTCGCGGGTGCGACCGTCGTCGTCAAGTACGGCGGCAACGCCATGATCGACGACGCGCTGAAGAAGGCGTTCGCGGCGGACATGGTCTTCCTGCGCGCGTGCGGCATGCATCCCGTGGTGGTTCATGGTGGCGGCCCGCAGATCTCGGCGATGCTGAAACGTCTGGGACTCTCCGGTGAGTTCAAGGGCGGTTTCCGGGTGACGACCCCGGAGGTCATGGACGTGGCCCGGATGGTCCTGTTCGGCCAGGTCGGGCGCGAGCTCGTGGGGCTGATCAACTCGCACGGCCCGTACGCGGTCGGCATCACCGGCGAGGACGCCCATCTGTTCACCGCGACGCGCCGCACGGTGCTCGTCGAGGGCGTGCCCACCGACATCGGTCTCGTCGGCGACATCGCGTCGGTCAACACCTCGGCCGTGCTGGACCTCGTGGCCGCCGGCCGTATCCCGGTCGTCTCGACGATCGCGCCGGACCGCGACGGGGTGGTGCACAACATCAACGCCGACACCGCGGCAGGTGCTCTCGCCGAGGCGCTCGGTGCTGCTCGGCTCGTGATGCTGACCGACGTCGAGGGTCTGTACACGGACTGGCCCGACCGCGGGTCCCTGGTGTCCCAGATCGACACGGACACACTGACCGAGCTGATGCCGTCGCTCGACTCCGGCATGGTCCCCAAGATGGAGGCGTGCCTGCGCGCGGTCACCGGCGGCGTCGACCGCGCGCACGTGATCGACGGGCGTGTCGCCCATTCGGTACTGGCCGAACTGTTGACCGAGAGCTCGACCGGCACCACCGTCGTGGTTCCCGAGGAGGACGCATGA
- the argJ gene encoding bifunctional glutamate N-acetyltransferase/amino-acid acetyltransferase ArgJ, translating to MTGSHDTDSTDTGQDRIEGGAPGDHPRLVRGQGVTAPLGFRAAGIAAGIKASGALDLALVFNEGPDHSAAGVFTRNQVKAAPVLWSQQVLTTGRLRTVILNSGGANACTGPGGFQDTHKTAEAVADALSNWGTSTGAVEVAVCSTGLIGDRLPMDKVLAGVTEIVQDMGGGLSGGTDAAHAIMTTDTVPKQAALHHPQGWNVGGMGKGAGMLAPSLATMLVVLTTDAAATPEQLDTALRRATARTFDRLDIDGSCSTNDTVLLLSSGASQIPVEQTDLDDAVFAVCDDLAAQMMADAEGVTKRVVITVMGADTEDDALTVARAVARDSLVKTALFGSDPNWGRVLAAVGASPVTIDPDRIAVSFNGSPMCENGFGVEGARDVDLSGPDITVVVDLKLGESAASVRTTDLSHAYVEENSAYSS from the coding sequence GTGACCGGATCGCACGACACCGACAGCACCGACACCGGGCAGGACCGGATCGAGGGCGGCGCACCCGGCGACCATCCCCGCCTCGTGCGGGGGCAGGGCGTCACCGCACCGCTCGGATTCCGGGCCGCCGGCATCGCCGCCGGGATCAAGGCGTCCGGCGCGCTCGACCTCGCGCTCGTGTTCAACGAGGGTCCCGATCACTCCGCCGCAGGCGTTTTCACCCGCAATCAGGTGAAGGCGGCGCCGGTGCTGTGGTCGCAGCAAGTCCTCACCACCGGCCGGTTGCGCACGGTGATCCTCAACTCCGGCGGCGCGAACGCCTGCACCGGACCGGGCGGATTCCAGGACACCCACAAGACCGCGGAGGCCGTGGCCGACGCGCTCAGCAACTGGGGGACCAGCACCGGTGCGGTCGAGGTCGCAGTGTGCTCCACCGGGCTGATCGGCGACCGGCTGCCGATGGACAAGGTGCTTGCCGGAGTCACCGAGATCGTCCAGGACATGGGCGGCGGCCTGTCCGGCGGGACGGATGCCGCGCACGCGATCATGACCACCGACACCGTGCCCAAACAGGCTGCGCTGCATCATCCGCAGGGGTGGAACGTGGGCGGCATGGGGAAGGGGGCGGGCATGCTCGCGCCGTCGCTGGCGACCATGCTGGTGGTCCTCACGACCGACGCCGCCGCGACCCCCGAGCAACTCGACACCGCCTTGCGCAGGGCGACGGCACGGACCTTCGACCGGCTCGACATCGACGGCTCGTGTTCGACGAACGACACGGTGCTGCTGCTGAGTTCGGGCGCCAGCCAGATCCCGGTCGAGCAGACCGACCTCGACGACGCGGTGTTCGCGGTCTGCGACGATCTCGCCGCCCAGATGATGGCCGACGCCGAGGGCGTCACCAAACGGGTCGTCATCACGGTGATGGGGGCCGATACCGAGGACGACGCGCTGACCGTCGCCCGCGCCGTCGCGCGCGACTCCCTGGTGAAGACCGCCTTGTTCGGGTCGGATCCGAACTGGGGCCGGGTGCTGGCCGCTGTCGGTGCCTCGCCGGTCACGATCGATCCCGACCGGATCGCCGTGTCCTTCAACGGGAGTCCAATGTGCGAGAACGGTTTCGGCGTCGAGGGAGCTCGCGATGTGGACCTGTCGGGTCCGGACATCACCGTCGTCGTCGACCTGAAGCTGGGGGAGTCCGCGGCGAGTGTCCGGACCACTGATCTCTCCCACGCGTACGTCGAAGAGAATTCGGCGTACTCGTCATGA
- the argC gene encoding N-acetyl-gamma-glutamyl-phosphate reductase, translating into MAVAGASGYAGGEILRLLCGHPRLRFGEFEIGALTAGGNAGTLLGTHHPHLLPLADRVLQDTTPEILAGHDVVFLGLPHGASAVIADALPPTTLIIDCGADFRLRDAGEWTSYYGGDHAGTWPYGLPELPGNREVLKDASRIAVPGCYPTVSILSLLPAIAAGIADPHVTVVAVSGASGAGRSPKVDLLASEVIGSARAYGVGGVHRHTPEISQALSAAADQPVTVSFTPILAPMARGILATCTARTAATAEEARAVYEKAYADEEFVHVLPEGRLPATGSVIGSNAVQLGVTVDERAQTLVVVGAVDNLTKGTGGAAVQSMNLALGWTENEGLSTVGVAP; encoded by the coding sequence GTGGCGGTGGCCGGCGCGAGCGGCTACGCGGGTGGCGAGATCCTTCGGCTGCTGTGCGGGCATCCCCGTCTGCGATTCGGTGAGTTCGAGATCGGTGCGCTCACCGCGGGCGGCAACGCCGGGACACTCCTGGGCACCCACCACCCTCATCTGCTCCCGCTAGCCGACCGGGTGCTGCAGGACACGACGCCGGAGATCCTCGCCGGGCACGACGTCGTCTTCCTGGGGTTGCCGCACGGCGCGTCGGCGGTGATCGCCGATGCGCTGCCGCCGACCACGCTCATCATCGACTGCGGTGCGGACTTCCGGCTCCGCGACGCCGGTGAATGGACGTCGTACTACGGCGGCGACCACGCCGGGACCTGGCCGTATGGTCTGCCGGAGCTGCCCGGCAATCGGGAGGTGCTCAAGGATGCGAGTCGGATCGCGGTACCGGGCTGCTATCCGACGGTCTCGATCCTGTCGCTGCTCCCGGCGATCGCCGCGGGCATCGCCGACCCGCACGTGACCGTCGTCGCGGTGAGCGGTGCCTCGGGTGCCGGCCGGTCACCCAAGGTCGATCTCCTGGCGTCCGAGGTCATCGGGTCCGCGCGGGCCTATGGGGTGGGCGGGGTCCACCGGCACACACCGGAGATCTCCCAGGCACTGTCGGCCGCCGCGGACCAGCCGGTGACCGTCTCGTTCACGCCCATCCTCGCCCCGATGGCCCGCGGGATCCTCGCCACGTGCACCGCGCGCACTGCAGCGACCGCCGAGGAGGCCCGCGCGGTGTACGAAAAGGCCTATGCCGACGAGGAATTCGTGCACGTCCTGCCGGAAGGGCGGCTACCCGCCACCGGTTCGGTGATCGGCTCCAACGCCGTACAGCTCGGCGTGACCGTCGACGAACGCGCGCAGACCCTAGTGGTCGTCGGAGCGGTCGACAACCTGACCAAGGGCACCGGCGGTGCCGCCGTCCAATCGATGAACCTGGCTCTGGGTTGGACCGAGAACGAGGGACTGAGCACCGTGGGAGTGGCACCGTGA